The Primulina eburnea isolate SZY01 chromosome 8, ASM2296580v1, whole genome shotgun sequence genome contains a region encoding:
- the LOC140840173 gene encoding probable inactive patatin-like protein 9, with product MELSKVTLEIFSKLEQKWLYHCEGKKTRVLSIDGGGTSAIVCCAALVHLEDQIRARTGDSTAAIADFFDMVAGTGIGALVAAMLVADDGAGRPIFSARGAAKFVEENQAELFRAAGGGIFRRRTRFSGKSMDKVLKEAFRRDDGKIVTLKDTCKPLIVPCFDLNSAAPFVFSRADATESASFDFELWKVIRATSATPSFFKPFKLSSIDGKTSCLAVDGGLVMNNPTAAAVTHVLHNKRDFPSVTGVDDLLVLSIGNGPLTSPAKMKLTRGGDCSTGAVIGIALDGVSETIDQILGHAFCWNPNDYVRIQANGVGEAVLAERGVEALPFGGKRLLPETNGQRIGGLVQRLVVSGKSSLPPSPCKETAVSPLVNGR from the exons ATGGAGTTGAGCAAGGTGACGTTGGAGATTTTTTCTAAGCTTGAGCAGAAGTGGTTGTACCACTGTGAAGGGAAGAAGACGAGGGTTTTGAGCATTGACGGCGGCGGAACCTCCGCCATTGTCTGCTGTGCTGCATTGGTCCATCTGGAGGACCAGATCCGAGCGAGAACCGGAGATTCTACTGCCGCAATCGCTGATTTTTTCGATATGGTGGCTGGCACTGGGATCGGTGCTCTCGTTGCCGCAATGCTGGTCGCCGACGATGGCGCTGGCCGTCCTATTTTCTCTGCCAGAGGCGCCGCTAAGTTTGTTGAGGAGAATCAGGCGGAGCTGTTCAGAGCCGCTGGCGGTGGCATTTTCCGCCGTCGGACGAGGTTTTCTGGGAAGAGCATGGATAAGGTATTGAAAGAGGCATTCAGAAGAGATGATGGCAAGATTGTGACTTTGAAAGACACATGCAAACCGCTGATTGTGCCATGCTTCGACCTCAACAGCGCGGCGCCGTTCGTTTTCTCTCGAGCAGACGCCACGGAGTCGGCGAGTTTTGACTTCGAGCTGTGGAAAGTCATTCGCGCCACCTCCGCCACTCCCTCGTTTTTCAAGCCGTTCAAGCTCTCCTCCATCGACGGAAAGACCTCCTGCCTCGCCGTGGACGGTGGGCTCGTGATGAACAACCCAACCGCCGCCGCGGTGACTCACGTTTTACATAACAAGAGAGACTTCCCATCAGTGACAGGCGTCGACGATCTCTTGGTCCTCTCCATCGGCAACGGCCCATTGACCAGCCCCGCCAAAATGAAGCTCACCCGCGGTGGAGATTGCTCCACCGGCGCAGTCATCGGCATCGCCCTCGACGGCGTCTCCGAAACCATCGATCAGATCCTCGGCCACGCCTTCTGCTGGAATCCCAATGATTACGTCAGAATCCAG GCCAACGGCGTCGGGGAGGCGGTTCTTGCGGAGAGAGGGGTGGAGGCGCTCCCTTTCGGCGGGAAACGGCTTCTGCCGGAGACAAACGGTCAGAGAATCGGCGGGTTGGTGCAGCGTCTAGTGGTGTCGGGAAAGAGTAGCCTGCCGCCTAGCCCGTGCAAGGAGACGGCCGTTAGTCCACTGGTTAACGGTCGTTAG